From one Candidatus Acididesulfobacter guangdongensis genomic stretch:
- the cas10 gene encoding type III-A CRISPR-associated protein Cas10/Csm1: MDNFSDSFKIVVASLFHDVGKVRQRSGKIIKNRDNEQYIVDNQYFHAAHTAESIDDADLPDIFPFLKDLASSHHKKELSGFESILQKADHLASSLDRDDRNKKSIGADIDLKDENKNIYKKQSNYKLCRLNPIFSQINLSDVGAKTYNKTKQPTLIYDVDILNYKTKPYIIDDNLKDYEKQEAEKHYLSLYERYINDLKKIIFVGSNFNERNYITSLMYLNEKYFSLVPASCFNTSPESSLADHSIAVAAIANALLNQRKLKSDEQGGDGNHNNYISSDSSNEEKNNFCLIQGDFSGIQDFIFSLKGDSNKYVAKILRARSLFVSTATENIAHRLCKKLDLMPSSIVLNAGGKFVILSQNFSGLDNIIDEFKQSIKKEMEQLTFGKTKFIIATYCFGEEYFKLGQFSSVYKGLSLKFEEAKLRYIHDRYVYEDYINSISKAGNEVCDICGEHPADAQNYVKEEDLHICNICKKFKDNGEKIPKTNLIELNINSDPDKNNNINWLLQSIKLTNNDSLRNKNINNLNNSLSVGLKNNDDIYFDITDYDDEFMGIAKKRIVNYIPVFNKEDIDDIRYKKIEDQYKDKLDKIDEGSVKTFYHIAASALNITNKNYKNADEDRNIKNSGEQIISGKEFLGVLKADIDNMGQIFINGFKKCLNKETNQNFDADDSAENKKNDMINFPKVISLSRMIDYFFTFKIQKLIKDKYQNVYTVFSGGDDLFLIGNYKEIVELWREINKTFIEFIGGNDYIHVSYSIFLIKPDVPFIKIADIAEEELTAAKKLDGKNAVRIFQTTMRNDELKEILGKYDGYKSIYDATSVQYIYKILMFIEMEKNLKNKKSILENAKWKALLRYHTARKIEENKKINESEKNSMKGIGYDIEKFSDKLKVLLSLIIYENRK; encoded by the coding sequence ATGGATAATTTCAGCGACAGCTTTAAAATTGTTGTGGCTTCTCTATTCCATGATGTTGGTAAAGTAAGACAGAGAAGCGGAAAAATAATCAAAAACCGTGACAACGAACAATATATTGTAGATAATCAATATTTTCATGCCGCGCATACTGCAGAATCAATAGATGATGCCGATTTGCCGGATATATTTCCCTTTTTAAAAGATTTAGCTTCATCTCATCATAAAAAAGAACTTTCGGGATTTGAATCAATCCTTCAAAAAGCTGACCATTTAGCAAGCAGTTTAGACAGAGACGACCGAAACAAAAAAAGTATCGGCGCTGACATTGACTTGAAAGATGAAAATAAAAATATATACAAAAAACAAAGTAATTATAAGTTATGCAGATTAAATCCTATTTTTTCTCAAATAAATTTATCCGATGTCGGCGCCAAAACTTATAATAAAACAAAACAGCCCACTTTAATATACGATGTTGATATCTTAAATTATAAAACGAAACCGTATATTATTGACGATAATTTAAAAGATTATGAAAAACAAGAAGCCGAAAAACATTATCTAAGCTTATATGAAAGATATATTAACGATTTAAAAAAAATAATATTTGTGGGAAGTAATTTTAATGAAAGAAATTATATAACTTCTTTAATGTATTTAAATGAAAAATATTTTTCACTAGTTCCGGCTTCATGTTTTAATACTTCTCCTGAAAGTTCTTTGGCAGACCATTCAATAGCCGTCGCAGCTATTGCGAACGCTCTCCTTAATCAACGAAAATTGAAATCAGATGAACAGGGCGGTGACGGTAATCACAATAATTATATTAGCTCAGATAGCAGCAACGAAGAAAAAAACAATTTTTGTTTAATTCAAGGAGATTTTTCCGGCATACAGGATTTTATTTTCTCATTAAAAGGCGATTCAAATAAATATGTCGCAAAAATACTTAGAGCAAGGTCTTTATTTGTATCGACTGCTACAGAAAATATAGCGCATAGATTGTGTAAAAAATTAGATTTAATGCCTTCCTCTATTGTATTAAACGCTGGAGGAAAGTTTGTTATTTTATCCCAAAATTTCTCCGGTCTGGATAATATTATCGATGAATTTAAGCAATCTATAAAAAAAGAAATGGAGCAGTTAACATTCGGCAAAACAAAATTTATAATTGCAACTTACTGTTTCGGCGAGGAGTATTTTAAGCTTGGACAATTTAGTTCAGTTTATAAAGGTTTAAGTTTAAAATTTGAAGAAGCAAAATTGCGGTATATCCATGACAGATATGTATATGAAGATTACATTAATAGCATATCAAAAGCAGGTAACGAAGTTTGCGATATTTGCGGCGAACATCCCGCCGATGCTCAGAATTATGTAAAAGAAGAAGATTTACATATATGCAATATATGTAAAAAATTTAAAGATAACGGAGAAAAAATTCCAAAAACAAATCTAATTGAATTGAATATAAATTCCGACCCGGATAAGAATAATAATATTAACTGGTTATTGCAATCAATAAAATTAACAAACAACGATTCGCTGAGAAATAAAAATATTAATAATTTAAATAATTCTTTAAGCGTCGGCTTGAAAAACAATGACGATATTTATTTTGATATAACGGATTACGACGACGAGTTTATGGGAATTGCAAAAAAACGTATTGTCAATTACATACCGGTATTTAATAAAGAGGATATTGATGATATCAGATATAAAAAAATAGAAGACCAGTATAAAGATAAGCTGGATAAAATAGACGAAGGATCTGTAAAAACTTTTTATCATATAGCCGCATCCGCCTTAAATATAACTAATAAAAATTATAAAAATGCGGATGAGGACAGAAACATTAAAAACAGCGGAGAGCAAATTATATCCGGCAAGGAATTTCTCGGTGTTTTAAAAGCCGATATTGATAATATGGGTCAAATATTTATAAACGGGTTTAAAAAATGTTTAAATAAAGAGACTAATCAAAATTTTGATGCTGACGATAGCGCAGAAAATAAAAAAAATGATATGATTAATTTTCCGAAAGTTATTTCTCTGTCTAGAATGATTGATTATTTTTTCACATTTAAAATTCAAAAATTAATAAAAGATAAATATCAAAATGTTTATACTGTATTTTCCGGAGGCGATGATTTATTTTTAATAGGAAACTACAAAGAAATAGTTGAATTATGGAGGGAAATAAATAAGACGTTTATAGAATTTATCGGCGGCAATGATTATATTCATGTATCCTACAGTATTTTTTTAATCAAACCAGATGTCCCTTTCATAAAAATTGCGGATATCGCCGAAGAAGAATTAACGGCTGCCAAAAAATTGGACGGAAAAAACGCAGTAAGAATTTTTCAAACAACAATGCGAAATGATGAGTTAAAAGAGATTTTAGGGAAATATGATGGATATAAGTCTATTTATGACGCTACTTCAGTGCAGTATATTTATAAGATTTTAATGTTTATTGAAATGGAAAAAAATTTAAAAAATAAAAAAAGTATTCTTGAAAATGCAAAATGGAAAGCTCTGTTAAGGTATCATACAGCCAGAAAAATTGAGGAAAATAAAAAAATAAATGAATCCGAAAAAAATAGTATGAAGGGAATAGGCTACGATATAGAAAAGTTTTCGGACAAATTAAAAGTTCTTTTAAGTCTAATAATATATGAAAACAGAAAATAA